In Erigeron canadensis isolate Cc75 chromosome 1, C_canadensis_v1, whole genome shotgun sequence, a single window of DNA contains:
- the LOC122584474 gene encoding 60S ribosomal protein L37a: MTKRTKKAGIVGKYGTRYGASLRKQIKKMEVSQHSKYFCEFCGKYAVKRKAVGIWGCKDCGKVKAGGAYTLNTASAVTVRSTIRRLREQTES, from the exons ATG acAAAGAGGACCAAGAAGGCTGGTATTGTTGGCAAATATG GAACTCGTTATGGTGCTAGTTTGCGAAAGCAGATTAAGAAAATGGAGGTCAGCCAACATAGCAAATACTTCTGTGAATTCTGTGGGAAG TATGCAGTGAAGAGAAAGGCTGTTGGAATTTGGGGTTGCAAGGACTGTGGCAAGGTCAAGGCAGGCGGTGCTTATAcattaaa CACTGCTAGTGCTGTGACCGTGAGGAGCACAATTCGAAGGTTGAGGGAGCAAACCGAGAGTTAA
- the LOC122593539 gene encoding uncharacterized protein LOC122593539: MSTICNSFILINLALLLAIGNVSSTTAPPVLDSKKLCSQCSKCDHGTKTCPPSEAYPHMTAFDNTLIAGASQSDYVDASDRGVYSVPNIVGGKSKEYNAYFGWESTSGSASGYHRFSNYMDKCSGGQNYLTVDKHGKVSLRSLSSLENLAFADWKSINPPKHLNHRQFRFWVNGATGKCLTVFGGNTQKRTVGVADCKFDGANTGQLFAFRFHYHYAFCCCGLHNT; encoded by the exons ATGAGCACAATATGCAACAGCTTCATTTTAATCAACCTGGCCCTGCTACTAGCAATTGGGAATGTCAGTTCTACTACCGCCCCTCCTGTATTAGATAGCAAGAAGTTATGCAGCCAGTGCTCCAAATGTGATCACGGTACCAAAACGTGTCCACCAAGTGAGGCCTACCCCCATATGACTGCTTTTGATAATACCCTTATTGCCGGTGCATCTCAGTCTGACTACGTTGACGCAAGTGACAGAGGTGTATACTCGGTACCCAATATTGTTGGTGGTAAGTCTAAAGAGTACAATGCCTATTTCGGTTGGGAATCAACCTCTGGCTCTGCTTCTGGCTATCATAG gtttagcaactacATGGATAAGTGTTCAGGAGGACAAAACTACCTGACAGTCGATAAGCATGGCAAAGTTAGCCTTCGGTCGTTGAGTTCTTTGGAAAATTTGGCGTTTGCAGATTGGAAATCAATTAACCCACCAAAACATCTGAACCACAGACAATTCAGATTCTGGGTCAATGGCGCCACGGGGAAATGCCTCACAGTGTTTGGTGGGAATACGCAGAAACGGACTGTAGGAGTGGCTGACTGCAAGTTTGATGGAGCAAACACGGGACAACTTTTTGCTTTTCGCTTTCACTATCACTATGCATTTTGCTGTTGTGGTCTCCACAACACTTAA